A window of Castanea sativa cultivar Marrone di Chiusa Pesio chromosome 1, ASM4071231v1 contains these coding sequences:
- the LOC142634364 gene encoding chloride channel protein CLC-c-like: protein MGEREEVQNNNNNNDIEIGVERRGPSLSSSSSRSASPESRRITSSSLKEPLLLPHDAKRTNQTSQLAIIGANVCPIESLDYEITENDLFKQDWRSRTKNEILQYVFFKWTLVLIIGLGTGFVAFFNNLAVENIAGFKLLFTNSLMLKDKYFQAFAAYAGCNMVLAIAAAGLCAYISPAAAGSGIPEVKAYLNGIDAHSILAPSTLFVKIFGSIFGVAAGYVVGKEGPMVHTGACIASLLGQGGSRKYGLTWKWLRYFKNDLDRRDLITCGAAAGVAAAFRAPVGGVLFALEEVASWWRSALLWRTFFTTAVVAVVLRTFIVFCRGGQCGLFGEGGLIMFDVNSVNPSYRIADLLAVIVLGMIGGIFGSLYNYLVDKVLRTYSIINERGPVFKVLLAIIISLLTSCCSYGLPWLSKCIPCPASSGDQCPTVGRYGNFKSFQCPPNHYNDLASLFMTTNDDAIRNLFSSGFDKEFQLSTLIVFFAAIYCLGIITYGIAVPSGLFIPVILAGASYGRLIGTLLGSLSDLDVGFFALLGAASFLGGTMRMTVSLCVILLELTNGLLMLPLVMLVLLISKTVADCFNKGVYDQIVEMKGFPFLEAHAEPYMRNLIASDVVSGPLVTFSGVEKVANILYALKTTKHNGFPVIDEPPFSDAPQLCGLVLRSHLLVLLKGKKFTKQRMAIGSNMLRTFNAQDFDKAGSGKGVKLEDLDIKEEELEMYVDLHPIVNTSPYAVVETMSLAKAAVLFRQLGLRHMLVTPRMPGRPPVVGILTRHDFMSEHVLGLYPQFQPKK from the exons atgggagagagagaagaggtccagaataataataataataatgatatagAGATAGGTGTGGAGAGAAGGGGACCATCAttgtcgtcgtcatcatcaagAAGTGCATCACCGGAATCGAGAAGAATCACGTCGTCTTCACTGAAAGAACCGCTGCTTCTTCCTCATGATGCCAAGAGAACCAACCAGACCTCTCAGCTCGCCATTATTGGCGCTAATGTCTGTCCCATTGAAAGCCTCGACTACGA GATTACCGAGAATGATCTTTTTAAGCAGGATTGGAGGTCTAGAACAAAAAATGAGATACttcaatatgttttttttaaatggaccCTTGTACTCATTATCGGTTTAGGTACAGGGTTCGTTGCCTTCTTCAATAACCTTGCTGTTGAGAATATAGCTGGTTTCAAACTTTTGTTCACCAACAGCCTCATGCTTAAGGATAA GTATTTTCAGGCATTTGCAGCATATGCTGGTTGTAACATGGTTTTGGCCATTGCAGCTGCTGGCCTCTGTGCCTACATTTCTCCCGCAGCAGCAGGATCCGGCATACCTGAGGTGAAAGCTTACCTCAATGGTATAGATGCTCATTCTATATTGGCTCCAAGCACCCTTTTTGTGAAG ATTTTTGGTTCCATTTTTGGAGTTGCTGCTGGGTATGTTGTGGGGAAGGAAGGACCTATGGTACACACTGGTGCCTGCATAGCCTCTTTACTTGGACAGGGTGGTTCTCGCAAGTATGGTTTGACTTGGAAGTGGCTCAGATACTTCAAAAATGATCTGGACCGGCGGGATTTAATCACCTGTGGTGCTGCTGCTGGTGTAGCAGCTGCCTTCCGTGCCCCAGTTGGCGGGGTCCTCTTTGCATTGGAAGAAGTAGCTTcctg gtGGAGGAGTGCTCTTCTGTGGAGGACATTTTTTACAACAGCAGTAGTAGCAGTGGTGTTGAGGACTTTCATTGTTTTTTGCCGGGGTGGACAATGTGGACTATTTGGGGAAGGAGGCCTCATCATGTTTGATGTCAATTCAGTGAATCCCTCTTACAGAATTGCAGATCTACTGGCTGTAATAGTCCTTGGAATGATTGGAGGCATTTTTGGGAGCCTTTACAATTATCTTGTGGACAAGGTCCTTCGCACTTACAGCATCATTAATGA GAGAGGTCCTGTTTTTAAAGTCCTTCTTGCCATCATCATCTCCCTTTTGACCTCTTGTTGTTCTTATGGCCTACCATGGTTATCAAAGTGCATTCCTTGTCCTGCTTCCTCGGGGGATCAGTGCCCCACTGTAGGTCGCTATGGAAACTTCAAAAGTTTCCAATGTCCACCTAACCATTACAATGATCTTGCTTCCCTGTTTATGACTACCAATGATGATGCTATCCGCAACCTATTTAGCTCTGGTTTTGACAAGGAATTTCAGCTCTCTACTCTTATAGTTTTCTTTGCTGCTATATACTGCTTAGGCATTATTACCTATGGAATTGCCGTTCCCTCTGGGCTCTTCATCCCTGTCATACTTGCCGGGGCTTCTTATGGACGCCTTATTGGGACTCTCCTCGGTTCTCTCTCTGATCTTGATGTGGGCTTCTTTGCATTACTTGGAGCCGCATCCTTCTTGGGGGGCACAATGAGAATGACTGTATCTCTGTGTGTGATACTTCTTGAACTTACCAATGGTCTACTAATGCTCCCATTGGTAATGCTAGTTCTCCTTATTTCAAAAACCGTGGCTGATTGTTTCAACAAGGGTGTCTATGACCAAATTGTGGAAATGAAGGGGTTTCCTTTTTTGGAAGCCCATGCTGAACCATACATGAGGAACTTGATTGCAAGTGATGTTGTTTCTGGTCCATTAGTCACATTTTCTGGGGTTGAAAAAGTGGCCAATATATTGTATGCTCTAAAAACAACAAAGCATAATGGGTTCCCTGTGATTGATGAGCCACCTTTCTCAGATGCTCCCCAGTTGTGTGGACTTGTTCTGAGGTCTCATCTGCTGGTGTTGCTTAAAGGAAAGAAGTTCACAAAGCAGAGGATGGCAATTGGATCTAACATGTTGAGGACGTTCAATGCACAAGATTTTGATAAGGCAGGATCAGGCAAGGGGGTCAAGCTGGAGGATTTAGACATCAAGGAAGAGGAACTTGAGATGTATGTTGATCTCCATCCCATCGTTAATACATCCCCATACGCAGTAGTTGAGACAATGTCTCTAGCAAAAGCTGCAGTTCTCTTTCGACAGCTTGGCCTCAGGCACATGTTGGTTACGCCTAGGATGCCCGGG AGGCCTCCAGTTGTTGGAATCTTGACGCGGCATGACTTCATGTCAGAGCATGTATTGGGACTTTACCCACAATTTCAGCCTAAGAAGTAG